Proteins from a genomic interval of Pseudomonas paeninsulae:
- a CDS encoding maltoporin: MQISLNPRPSRVSGAARIAPYLLALTLALPQVQALEFTGYVRSGVGSADSGDSQACFQLPGAQSKYRLGNECEQYSELDLRQDLLTLDDGSVVSVEAMAQLFNEYGHTPEFTGEHGFTRMNQMFAEWSKVPALNGGSLWAGRRFYKRNDIHISDFFYWNQSATGAGVEDYELGGLKYSYAFSRKDSVFQQEYINRHDFNVAGFDTNPGGELEFGLSYIDKPRHIEGAYSGWSITAQHKQKDVFGSGANNTFALQYGAGPGTALGSTGNVNLDDSAKRYRLVEFFDWQMTPRLGGQFQVVYQKDKQMDQSYQNWLSVGGRTTYAFTEQFKLIGELGRDQVQAPGGTRKLTKFTIAPTWSPSGPDFWVRPEIRLYYTYATWNAAAQRAANVLAAGSALSDTGAFDTALHGSNVGAQVEYWW, encoded by the coding sequence ATGCAGATCAGTCTCAACCCTCGGCCATCGCGTGTATCCGGCGCTGCACGTATCGCCCCCTACCTGTTGGCCCTGACCCTGGCTTTGCCCCAGGTCCAGGCCCTGGAGTTCACCGGCTATGTGCGCAGCGGTGTGGGTAGTGCGGACAGTGGCGACAGCCAAGCGTGCTTCCAGTTACCCGGCGCCCAGTCCAAGTATCGCCTGGGCAACGAGTGCGAGCAGTACTCCGAACTGGACCTGCGCCAGGATCTATTGACCCTGGACGACGGCTCGGTGGTAAGTGTCGAGGCCATGGCACAGTTGTTCAACGAATACGGCCATACGCCCGAATTCACCGGCGAGCATGGTTTTACCCGGATGAACCAGATGTTCGCCGAATGGAGCAAGGTGCCGGCACTCAACGGTGGTTCTCTGTGGGCAGGGCGACGCTTCTACAAACGTAACGACATCCATATCTCCGACTTTTTTTACTGGAACCAGAGCGCCACCGGTGCCGGTGTGGAGGACTATGAGTTAGGTGGTCTGAAATACAGCTACGCCTTTTCACGCAAGGACAGTGTGTTCCAGCAGGAGTACATCAACCGTCACGACTTCAACGTGGCCGGCTTCGATACCAATCCGGGGGGTGAGCTGGAGTTCGGCTTGAGCTATATCGACAAGCCGCGCCATATCGAAGGCGCCTACAGCGGCTGGTCGATCACGGCTCAGCATAAGCAGAAGGATGTTTTCGGCTCCGGCGCCAACAACACCTTTGCCCTGCAGTACGGCGCAGGTCCCGGCACTGCGCTGGGCTCGACCGGCAATGTCAACTTGGACGACAGCGCCAAGCGCTATCGCTTGGTCGAGTTCTTTGATTGGCAGATGACTCCGCGTCTCGGTGGGCAGTTTCAGGTGGTCTACCAGAAGGACAAGCAAATGGATCAGAGCTACCAGAACTGGCTGTCGGTGGGTGGGCGGACAACGTATGCCTTCACCGAGCAGTTCAAGCTGATTGGCGAACTGGGTCGTGATCAGGTCCAGGCGCCTGGCGGCACGCGCAAGCTGACCAAGTTCACCATCGCCCCGACTTGGTCGCCGTCCGGCCCTGACTTCTGGGTGCGTCCAGAAATTCGTCTGTACTACACCTATGCGACCTGGAACGCAGCGGCGCAGCGTGCGGCCAACGTATTGGCGGCGGGCTCGGCCTTGTCCGACACTGGCGCCTTCGACACCGCCCTGCATGGCTCCAACGTCGGCGCTCAGGTCGAATACTGGTGGTGA
- a CDS encoding carbonic anhydrase, with the protein MNKQEQQSIRVVESAEEALRHILEGFQRFRQEVFPQQQALFKKLAHEQTPRAMIITCADSRIVPELITQSDPGDLFVSRNVGNVVPPYGQMMGGVSTAIEYAVMALGVQHIIICGHSDCGAMKAVLNPEELERMPTVKAWLRHAEVAKIVVEDNCGCADHNTLGILTEENVVAQLDHLRTHPSVASRLASGQLFIHGWVYDIETSEIKAYDAEKGEFRQIGDGPLPMATPRPRYLQV; encoded by the coding sequence ATGAATAAACAAGAGCAGCAGAGCATTCGTGTGGTGGAAAGCGCGGAGGAGGCGCTGCGGCATATCCTCGAAGGCTTTCAGCGCTTCCGTCAGGAGGTGTTTCCGCAGCAACAGGCGTTGTTCAAGAAGCTCGCCCATGAGCAGACGCCACGGGCGATGATCATTACCTGCGCCGATTCGCGCATCGTCCCCGAATTGATTACCCAGAGCGATCCCGGCGACCTGTTCGTTTCCCGCAACGTCGGCAATGTGGTGCCGCCCTACGGGCAGATGATGGGCGGGGTCTCCACCGCCATCGAGTACGCGGTGATGGCGCTGGGTGTGCAGCACATCATCATCTGCGGGCATTCCGACTGTGGCGCGATGAAGGCGGTGCTCAACCCCGAAGAGCTGGAGCGCATGCCGACGGTAAAAGCCTGGTTGCGTCATGCCGAAGTGGCCAAGATCGTGGTCGAGGACAATTGCGGCTGCGCCGACCACAACACCCTGGGCATCCTCACCGAGGAGAACGTGGTGGCCCAACTCGACCACCTGCGCACCCATCCCTCGGTAGCCTCGCGTCTGGCCAGCGGGCAATTGTTCATCCATGGCTGGGTGTACGACATCGAGACCAGCGAGATCAAGGCCTATGACGCCGAGAAAGGCGAGTTCCGCCAGATTGGCGATGGCCCGCTGCCGATGGCCACACCGCGGCCACGTTATTTGCAGGTCTGA
- the coxB gene encoding cytochrome c oxidase subunit II, with protein sequence MMRHPRVWMSLLLCLVFSSAHASWTINMAPGATEVSRSVFDLHMTIFWICVAIGVVVFGAMFWSMLVHRRSTGQQAAHFHESTTVEILWTVVPLVILVLMAIPATKTLIDIYDSSESELDIQITGYQWKWHYKYLGQDVEFFSNLTTPQDQINNKAEKGEHYLLEVDEPMVVPVGTKVRFLITSADVIHSWWVPALAVKKDAIPGFVNESWTRVEEPGIYRGQCAELCGKDHGFMPIVVEVKSKEDFALWLAERKQLALAEKELTSKEWTQEELLARGEKAYNTTCAACHQPTGEGLPPMFPALKGSAIATGPAAEHIGMVVNGKPGTSMAAFGKQLSEVDIAAIITYERNAWGNKVGDMVTPQDVLAFKQAQE encoded by the coding sequence ATGATGCGACATCCACGCGTTTGGATGAGCCTCCTGCTGTGTTTGGTATTCAGCTCGGCTCACGCCAGCTGGACGATCAACATGGCGCCCGGAGCTACTGAGGTCAGTCGCTCGGTGTTTGACTTGCACATGACCATTTTCTGGATCTGCGTCGCGATCGGCGTGGTGGTGTTCGGCGCGATGTTCTGGTCGATGCTGGTTCACCGCCGCTCCACGGGGCAGCAGGCCGCGCACTTTCACGAAAGCACCACGGTGGAGATCCTCTGGACCGTGGTGCCGCTGGTGATTCTGGTGCTGATGGCGATCCCGGCGACCAAGACGCTGATCGACATCTACGACAGCTCGGAATCCGAGCTGGATATCCAGATCACCGGATACCAGTGGAAATGGCATTACAAATACCTGGGCCAGGACGTGGAGTTCTTCAGCAACCTGACCACTCCCCAAGACCAGATCAATAATAAAGCCGAGAAAGGCGAGCATTATCTGCTCGAGGTCGATGAGCCGATGGTGGTGCCGGTTGGCACCAAGGTACGCTTTCTGATTACCTCCGCCGATGTGATCCACTCTTGGTGGGTGCCGGCCCTGGCGGTGAAGAAGGATGCCATTCCCGGCTTCGTCAATGAGTCCTGGACGCGGGTCGAGGAACCAGGGATCTATCGGGGTCAGTGCGCCGAGCTGTGCGGCAAGGACCATGGCTTCATGCCGATCGTGGTCGAGGTCAAGTCGAAGGAAGACTTCGCCCTCTGGCTGGCCGAGCGCAAACAGCTCGCGCTTGCCGAGAAGGAGCTGACCAGCAAGGAGTGGACCCAGGAAGAACTCCTGGCCCGTGGCGAAAAAGCCTACAACACCACATGTGCCGCTTGCCATCAGCCTACTGGTGAAGGCTTGCCACCGATGTTCCCGGCGCTCAAGGGCTCGGCCATCGCCACCGGCCCAGCCGCAGAACATATCGGCATGGTGGTCAACGGCAAGCCAGGCACTTCCATGGCCGCCTTCGGCAAGCAACTGTCGGAAGTCGACATTGCCGCGATCATCACCTACGAACGCAACGCCTGGGGCAACAAAGTGGGTGACATGGTCACACCACAAGACGTTCTCGCGTTCAAACAAGCTCAGGAGTAA
- the ctaD gene encoding cytochrome c oxidase subunit I produces MSAVIDTDHKDHGHAGDDHHHGPAKGLMRWVLTTNHKDIGTMYLWFSFAMFLLGGTMAMVIRAELFQPGLQIVQPEFFNQMTTMHGLIMVFGAVMPAFVGLANWMIPLMIGAPDMALPRMNNFSFWLLPAAFSMLVSTLFMEGGGPNFGWTFYAPLSTTYAPESVTFFIFAIHLMGISSIMGAINVVATILNLRAPGMTLMKMPLFVWTWLITAFLLIAVMPVLAGCVTMMLMDIHFGTSFFSAAGGGDPVLFQHVFWFFGHPEVYIMILPAFGAVSAIIPAFARKPLFGYTSMVYATASIAFLSFIVWAHHMFTVGIPLTGELFFMYATLLIAVPTGVKVFNWASTMWRGSMTFETPMLFAVAFVILFTIGGFSGLMLAIAPADFQYHDTYFVVAHFHYVLVPGAIFGIFASAYFWLPKWTGHMYDETLGKLHFWMSFVGMNMAFFPMHFVGLAGMPRRIPDYNMMFANFNMVSSIGAFMFGATQLLFLFIVIKCIRGGKPAAAKPWDGAEGLEWTVPSPAPYHTFQTPPDVK; encoded by the coding sequence ATGAGTGCAGTGATCGATACGGATCATAAAGATCATGGCCATGCCGGGGATGACCATCATCACGGCCCAGCCAAAGGTCTGATGCGTTGGGTGCTAACCACCAACCATAAAGACATCGGCACCATGTACCTGTGGTTCAGCTTCGCCATGTTCCTCCTCGGTGGCACCATGGCCATGGTGATTCGCGCCGAGTTGTTCCAGCCGGGTTTGCAGATCGTGCAGCCGGAATTTTTCAACCAGATGACCACCATGCATGGCTTGATCATGGTCTTCGGCGCGGTGATGCCGGCCTTCGTCGGCCTGGCCAACTGGATGATTCCGCTGATGATCGGCGCGCCGGACATGGCCTTGCCGCGGATGAACAACTTCAGCTTCTGGCTGCTGCCGGCGGCCTTCAGCATGCTGGTCAGCACGCTGTTCATGGAGGGTGGCGGACCGAATTTCGGTTGGACCTTCTACGCGCCACTGTCCACCACCTACGCGCCGGAAAGCGTGACCTTCTTCATCTTCGCCATCCACCTGATGGGTATCAGTTCGATCATGGGCGCGATCAACGTGGTCGCCACCATCCTCAACCTGCGCGCCCCCGGCATGACCCTGATGAAGATGCCGCTGTTCGTCTGGACCTGGTTGATCACCGCCTTCCTGCTGATCGCGGTGATGCCAGTGTTGGCGGGCTGCGTGACCATGATGCTGATGGACATCCACTTCGGCACCAGCTTCTTCAGCGCCGCCGGTGGCGGCGACCCGGTATTGTTCCAGCACGTGTTCTGGTTCTTCGGTCATCCCGAGGTGTACATCATGATCCTGCCGGCGTTCGGCGCGGTCAGTGCGATCATCCCGGCCTTCGCGCGCAAGCCGCTATTCGGCTATACCTCGATGGTCTATGCCACCGCATCGATCGCCTTCCTCTCGTTTATCGTCTGGGCGCACCACATGTTCACCGTCGGCATACCGCTGACCGGCGAGCTGTTCTTCATGTATGCCACCCTGCTGATCGCCGTGCCCACCGGGGTTAAGGTGTTCAACTGGGCGAGTACCATGTGGCGGGGGTCGATGACCTTCGAGACGCCGATGCTGTTCGCCGTGGCGTTCGTCATTCTGTTCACCATCGGCGGTTTCTCAGGGCTGATGCTGGCCATCGCCCCGGCGGACTTCCAGTACCACGACACCTACTTCGTGGTGGCGCACTTCCACTACGTACTGGTACCGGGGGCGATCTTCGGCATCTTCGCCTCGGCCTACTTCTGGCTACCGAAGTGGACCGGCCATATGTATGACGAGACCCTCGGCAAGCTGCACTTCTGGATGAGTTTCGTCGGCATGAACATGGCGTTCTTCCCCATGCACTTCGTCGGTCTGGCCGGCATGCCGCGGCGGATCCCCGACTACAACATGATGTTTGCCAACTTCAACATGGTCTCGAGCATCGGTGCCTTCATGTTCGGTGCGACCCAGTTGCTGTTCCTGTTCATCGTCATCAAGTGCATCCGTGGCGGCAAGCCGGCCGCGGCCAAGCCCTGGGATGGCGCCGAAGGCCTGGAGTGGACGGTGCCGTCGCCAGCGCCTTACCACACCTTCCAGACTCCGCCGGACGTGAAGTGA
- a CDS encoding cytochrome c oxidase assembly protein, whose amino-acid sequence MSDALAIRRLVIRLLLVVVGMFGFGFALVPIYDVMCQAFGINGKTAGVYEAGQQSVDQSRQVRVQFLATNAADMAWEFRPLGDEVTVHPGESTQMLFVAHNPTDKPMTAQAIPSIAPSKAAAYFHKTECFCFTQQVLQPGERIEMPVRFIVDRDLPADVRHLTLAYTLFDITASKPPVAQVGQ is encoded by the coding sequence ATGAGTGACGCCCTGGCCATCCGTCGTCTGGTCATCCGCTTATTGCTGGTGGTGGTGGGGATGTTCGGCTTTGGTTTCGCCCTGGTGCCGATCTACGACGTGATGTGCCAGGCCTTCGGGATTAACGGTAAAACCGCCGGGGTCTATGAGGCCGGGCAGCAAAGCGTGGACCAGTCGCGTCAGGTGCGGGTGCAGTTTCTCGCCACCAATGCGGCCGATATGGCCTGGGAGTTCCGCCCGCTGGGTGATGAAGTGACGGTGCATCCGGGTGAAAGCACGCAGATGTTATTCGTCGCGCACAACCCCACGGACAAGCCGATGACTGCTCAGGCGATTCCCAGTATTGCCCCCTCCAAGGCGGCGGCGTATTTCCACAAGACCGAGTGTTTCTGCTTTACCCAGCAGGTTCTGCAGCCCGGTGAGCGTATTGAAATGCCGGTACGTTTTATCGTCGATCGAGATTTACCCGCAGATGTGCGCCACCTGACCCTGGCTTACACTCTGTTCGATATCACTGCGAGTAAACCGCCTGTAGCCCAGGTGGGCCAATAA
- a CDS encoding cytochrome c oxidase subunit 3, producing the protein MAAHEQYYVPAQSKWPIIATIGLLITVVGLATWFNDMKAERADSNGPLIFFVGGMFLAYMLFGWFGTVIKEGSSGLYSAQMDRSFRWGMSWFIFSEVMFFAAFFGVLFYVRTWAGPWLGGEGDKGIANMLWPGFEYSWPLLNTPDPKLYPAPSGVISAWGLPLLNTVLLVSSSFTLTFAHHALRKNQRKPLTLWLALTLVLGAAFLVFQAEEYIHAYTELGLTLGSGIYGATFFMLTGFHGAHVTLGAIMLTVMLVRVVRGHFSPEQHFGFEAAAWYWHFVDVVWLGLFTFVYVL; encoded by the coding sequence ATGGCAGCTCATGAGCAGTACTACGTTCCGGCCCAGAGCAAGTGGCCGATTATCGCCACTATCGGCTTGCTGATCACGGTCGTCGGGCTCGCCACCTGGTTCAACGATATGAAGGCCGAGCGGGCCGACTCCAACGGCCCGCTGATCTTCTTCGTTGGTGGCATGTTCCTCGCCTACATGCTGTTCGGCTGGTTCGGTACAGTGATCAAGGAAGGCAGTTCAGGCCTGTACAGCGCGCAGATGGATCGCTCGTTTCGCTGGGGCATGAGCTGGTTCATTTTTTCCGAGGTGATGTTCTTCGCCGCGTTCTTCGGCGTGCTGTTCTACGTGCGCACCTGGGCCGGGCCCTGGCTGGGCGGCGAAGGCGACAAAGGCATTGCCAACATGCTCTGGCCGGGTTTCGAGTACAGCTGGCCGTTGCTCAACACGCCGGATCCCAAACTCTACCCGGCCCCCAGCGGGGTCATCAGCGCCTGGGGTCTGCCGTTGCTCAACACCGTGCTGCTGGTGAGTTCCAGCTTCACCCTGACCTTCGCCCACCATGCCCTGCGCAAGAACCAGCGTAAGCCGCTGACACTCTGGTTGGCGTTGACTCTGGTACTCGGCGCGGCGTTCCTGGTGTTCCAGGCCGAAGAGTATATCCATGCCTACACCGAGCTCGGTTTGACCCTGGGCTCGGGCATCTATGGCGCGACCTTCTTCATGCTTACCGGTTTTCACGGCGCCCATGTCACCTTGGGGGCGATCATGCTGACGGTGATGCTGGTCCGCGTCGTTCGTGGCCACTTCAGCCCCGAGCAGCACTTCGGCTTCGAGGCGGCCGCCTGGTACTGGCACTTCGTCGACGTGGTGTGGCTCGGCTTGTTTACTTTCGTTTATGTACTCTGA
- a CDS encoding twin transmembrane helix small protein, whose product MLKIAIVLLLLATVVSLFSGLFFLVKDEGRSSRVVNSLTVRVTLTALTVALIAWGFYSGQLAPQVTW is encoded by the coding sequence ATGCTCAAGATCGCGATCGTCCTCTTGCTACTCGCTACAGTGGTCAGCTTGTTCAGCGGTCTTTTTTTCCTGGTCAAGGACGAGGGTCGCTCTTCCCGAGTGGTCAATTCCCTGACCGTTCGGGTCACGCTCACCGCCCTGACTGTAGCCCTCATTGCCTGGGGCTTCTATAGCGGCCAACTGGCGCCCCAGGTGACGTGGTAG
- a CDS encoding SURF1 family protein, whose translation MSAFRPGWLPSLLVLMLFPTLIGLGFWQLARAEEKRELLAVHQAQQLAAPIAIAELENHATLAYVRVKLQGYFDAQHSFLLDNRTRDGQAGVEVLQPFHDQASGLWLLLNRGWLPWPDRRITPTFATPDTPLRLQASVYVSLGDGLQLQQVPQGSAWPRLISAVKADEIWRQLGRAGLSHEVRLAPGPGSFRVDWPVIAMSPDKHLGYAFQWFALATALLGLFIYLGLYNARETRHEPSHHSS comes from the coding sequence ATGAGCGCTTTTCGCCCCGGCTGGCTGCCCAGTCTGCTGGTGCTGATGCTGTTCCCTACGCTTATCGGCCTGGGTTTCTGGCAGCTGGCACGCGCCGAAGAAAAGCGCGAATTGCTGGCCGTCCATCAAGCGCAGCAGTTGGCCGCACCTATTGCTATCGCCGAACTCGAGAACCATGCAACTCTTGCCTATGTGCGGGTAAAACTGCAGGGTTACTTCGATGCGCAGCACAGTTTTTTGCTGGATAACCGCACCCGTGATGGCCAGGCGGGCGTCGAAGTCCTGCAACCCTTTCATGATCAGGCCAGCGGTCTCTGGCTGTTGCTCAATCGCGGCTGGCTGCCTTGGCCGGATCGCCGCATAACCCCGACTTTCGCCACCCCAGATACGCCGCTGCGCCTACAGGCCTCGGTATACGTGTCCCTGGGCGATGGCTTGCAACTGCAGCAGGTACCGCAGGGCAGTGCCTGGCCACGCTTGATCAGCGCGGTCAAAGCGGACGAAATCTGGCGCCAGTTGGGGCGCGCGGGCCTGAGTCATGAGGTGCGTCTGGCCCCCGGCCCTGGGTCTTTTCGGGTCGACTGGCCGGTGATCGCCATGAGCCCGGATAAACACCTGGGCTATGCTTTTCAATGGTTCGCTTTGGCAACGGCTTTGCTCGGCCTGTTCATCTATTTAGGTTTGTATAACGCGCGGGAGACTCGCCATGAACCCAGCCACCACTCTTCCTGA
- a CDS encoding COX15/CtaA family protein, whose product MVKPGYRLALFATVLAGVVVLLGAYTRLTHAGLGCPDWPGCYGFLAVPMSEHTQALAEVRFPEAPVEVAKGWYEMVHRYFAGSLGLVILGLAVQALRRRGEPGQPLKLPLLLLGLVILQGAFGMWTVTLKLWPQVVSAHLLGGFATLSLLFLLTLRLSGAAPPLPTLSARLRGLAAISLLLVIGQIALGGWVSSNYAAVACVDLPTCHGEWWPAMDFANGFHLTQHIGPNYLGGQLDSDARTAIHMTHRLGALVVTLVLLLLAWRLRRAGLSRLAGLLLLALGVQVGLGISNVVFHLPLPVAVAHNAGGALLLLTLVSVNYRVRLNSHSRQLAVVRHSGDPGVRQHNAGTPDRQQGPSVPMAPTGQ is encoded by the coding sequence ATGGTCAAACCCGGATACCGCCTTGCCTTGTTCGCCACCGTCCTGGCCGGGGTGGTAGTGCTGCTCGGTGCCTACACCCGGCTGACTCACGCGGGCTTGGGTTGTCCGGATTGGCCAGGCTGCTACGGTTTCCTCGCGGTGCCCATGAGCGAGCACACGCAGGCACTGGCCGAGGTGCGTTTCCCCGAGGCGCCGGTGGAAGTCGCCAAGGGCTGGTACGAGATGGTCCATCGCTATTTTGCCGGCAGTCTCGGCCTGGTGATCCTGGGTCTGGCGGTTCAGGCACTGCGCCGTCGCGGCGAGCCGGGGCAACCGCTGAAATTGCCGCTGTTGCTGCTCGGCCTGGTGATCCTGCAAGGCGCCTTCGGCATGTGGACGGTGACCCTCAAGCTCTGGCCACAAGTGGTGTCCGCCCATTTGCTCGGCGGCTTTGCCACCCTCAGCCTGCTGTTCCTGCTGACCTTGCGCCTGTCTGGTGCGGCGCCGCCGTTGCCCACGCTTTCCGCCCGCCTGCGCGGTCTGGCCGCGATCAGCCTGCTGCTGGTGATCGGGCAGATTGCCCTCGGCGGTTGGGTCAGCAGCAATTACGCGGCGGTTGCCTGCGTGGACCTGCCGACCTGTCACGGCGAATGGTGGCCGGCGATGGATTTCGCCAACGGCTTTCATCTTACCCAGCATATTGGTCCGAACTACCTCGGCGGCCAGCTCGACAGCGACGCGCGCACGGCCATCCACATGACCCACCGTCTGGGTGCGCTGGTGGTGACTCTGGTCCTGCTGCTGCTGGCCTGGCGACTGCGCCGCGCCGGCTTGTCGCGTCTGGCCGGCTTGCTGCTGCTGGCGCTGGGCGTGCAGGTCGGCCTGGGTATCAGCAACGTGGTTTTCCATCTGCCGCTGCCGGTGGCGGTGGCGCATAACGCCGGTGGTGCGCTATTGCTGCTGACGCTGGTGTCGGTTAACTACCGGGTACGCTTGAACTCCCATAGCCGCCAGCTTGCTGTGGTCCGGCATTCTGGCGATCCAGGCGTGCGGCAACACAACGCCGGGACGCCGGATCGCCAGCAAGGACCAAGCGTCCCCATGGCTCCTACAGGTCAATAA
- the cyoE gene encoding heme o synthase: MATLLREQHAHASWRDYLELTKPRVVVLMLITSLVGMFLATRAGVPWTVLIFGNLGIGLCAGGAAAVNHVVDRRIDSIMARTHKRPLAEGRVTPLAALSFALLLAVAGLSLLLTFTNELAAWLTLASLLGYAVIYTGFLKRATPQNIVIGGLAGAAPPLLGWVAVTGELTAEPLLLMLIIFAWTPPHFWALAIHRKAEYAKANIPMLPVTHGEHYTKVHILLYTLVMFAVTLLPYAIHMSGLLYLVCAIGLGARFLHWAWVLYRDSKPHAAINTFKYSIWYLFSLFIALLVDHYLLFNL, translated from the coding sequence ATGGCTACTCTACTGCGCGAACAACATGCTCACGCCAGCTGGCGCGATTACCTGGAGCTGACCAAGCCGCGGGTGGTGGTGCTGATGCTGATCACATCCTTGGTCGGCATGTTCCTCGCTACCCGTGCCGGCGTGCCCTGGACGGTATTGATTTTCGGCAACCTGGGTATCGGCCTGTGTGCCGGAGGGGCGGCGGCCGTCAACCATGTGGTGGACCGGCGCATCGACTCGATCATGGCGCGCACCCACAAACGCCCGCTGGCCGAAGGCCGGGTCACTCCGCTGGCGGCGCTGAGCTTCGCCCTGCTGTTGGCGGTGGCGGGCCTTAGCCTGCTGTTGACCTTCACCAATGAACTGGCCGCCTGGCTGACCCTCGCTTCGTTGCTCGGCTATGCGGTGATCTATACCGGCTTTCTCAAGCGCGCCACACCGCAGAACATCGTCATCGGCGGCTTGGCCGGTGCCGCTCCGCCGCTGCTGGGCTGGGTCGCGGTTACCGGCGAGCTGACCGCCGAGCCGCTGCTGCTGATGCTGATCATCTTCGCCTGGACCCCGCCGCATTTCTGGGCCCTGGCCATTCACCGCAAGGCCGAATACGCCAAGGCCAACATCCCGATGCTGCCGGTGACCCATGGCGAGCACTACACCAAGGTGCACATCCTGCTCTACACCCTGGTGATGTTTGCCGTGACCCTGCTGCCCTACGCCATCCACATGAGCGGCCTGCTCTATCTGGTCTGCGCTATCGGCCTGGGCGCGCGCTTTTTGCACTGGGCCTGGGTGCTGTACCGTGACAGCAAACCGCACGCGGCGATCAATACCTTCAAATACAGCATCTGGTATCTTTTCTCGCTGTTTATCGCCCTGCTGGTCGATCATTACCTGCTGTTCAACCTGTAA
- a CDS encoding SCO family protein, producing the protein MTRTQKTVFILVAVVALVLGLTVNKVLSNKGQADPTALLDAGIVLLPQSRTLPELSFVDQNGQTFNVDQFEDKWSLLFFGYTFCPDICPATLAQLRQLQDQLPEQARANLQVMLVSVDPNRDTPEQLKKYLDYFDAGFVGLTAEEATLQKFANALSIPYIPADTSKEDYTVDHSGNLVIIGPDGTQRGFIRAPLNNAKLAVQLPGLITPVN; encoded by the coding sequence ATGACCCGTACTCAGAAAACCGTTTTCATTCTTGTTGCCGTCGTTGCGCTGGTGCTCGGCTTGACCGTCAACAAGGTGCTGAGCAACAAGGGCCAGGCCGACCCGACCGCGCTGCTCGATGCCGGCATCGTACTGCTGCCACAGAGTCGCACGCTGCCTGAGCTGAGCTTCGTTGATCAGAATGGCCAGACGTTTAACGTCGATCAGTTCGAGGATAAGTGGAGCCTGCTGTTTTTCGGCTACACCTTCTGCCCGGACATCTGCCCGGCTACGCTCGCCCAGCTCCGGCAGCTGCAAGACCAGCTGCCGGAACAGGCCCGTGCCAACCTGCAGGTGATGCTGGTCAGCGTCGATCCCAACCGTGACACGCCGGAGCAGTTGAAGAAATACCTCGACTACTTCGATGCCGGATTTGTCGGCCTGACCGCCGAGGAAGCCACCCTGCAGAAATTCGCCAATGCGCTGAGCATTCCCTATATTCCGGCTGATACCAGCAAGGAAGACTACACCGTCGACCATAGCGGCAACCTGGTGATCATCGGCCCGGACGGCACCCAACGCGGCTTTATTCGCGCGCCTTTGAACAACGCCAAACTGGCGGTACAACTACCGGGGCTGATTACACCAGTGAATTGA
- a CDS encoding VOC family protein — MALAPFHLAIPVHDLAAARHFYGEEFGCAEGRSSAHWVDFDFFGHQLVIHQAPQMEHQKAAHSNPVDGHEVPVPHFGVVLEWDDWQALAERLQARHTRFVIEPYVRFEGQVGEQATLFLLDPCGNALEFKAFKDVSQLFAK; from the coding sequence ATGGCTCTCGCCCCCTTTCACCTGGCCATTCCGGTCCACGACCTGGCCGCCGCCCGACACTTCTACGGTGAGGAATTCGGTTGCGCCGAAGGTCGCAGCAGCGCGCATTGGGTGGACTTCGACTTCTTCGGCCACCAGTTGGTGATTCACCAGGCGCCGCAGATGGAGCATCAAAAGGCCGCGCACAGCAACCCGGTAGACGGTCACGAGGTACCGGTACCGCATTTTGGCGTGGTACTGGAGTGGGACGATTGGCAAGCCTTGGCCGAGCGCCTGCAGGCCAGGCACACCCGCTTCGTCATCGAGCCCTATGTGCGCTTCGAGGGCCAGGTCGGCGAGCAGGCCACCCTGTTCCTCCTCGACCCCTGCGGCAACGCCCTGGAGTTCAAGGCGTTCAAGGATGTAAGTCAGCTGTTCGCCAAATAG